The genomic DNA AGCCGGTGGTGGTGATTTAACGAACGGATGCGGCTTTGTTATAGAAAAAACTGATAATTCCGCATAAAAATTAAGTATTGGACGGGGTTGAAATCCCGTTCTATATTTGGCTGCGGATAAAAAAATGTACGGAGACATGCTGAATGGAATTTAATACTGCTTTATTGCACCAGAATTTTGGTAGTGACCGATGTAGCGGTTCTACGCTTGCGCCCATTTACCAGGTGAGCGCCTTTTCACAGGATTCCGCCGAAAAACTCGAAGCCGTGTTCAACAACAAGGCTCCGGGTTTTGCGTATACGCGCATCGCGAACCCCACGAACGATTCTTTTGAACGTCGCATCGCATCGCTCGAGAAGGGGATCGGCGCGGTGGCCTGCTCTTCGGGCATGGCCGCGGTGACTATCTCGCTTTTGAACATTTTGCACGCGGGCGACGAGGTGATTGCGAGTGCCGGGCTTTTTGGCGGTACAATCGACCTGTTCCATGACCTGGAAGCGTTCGGCATCACGACGCGGTTCGTTACCGAAGTGACCGCCGAAAGCGTCCGCGAACAGCTGAACGAAAGGACGAAGGCGGTGTTTACCGAACTTATCGGGAACCCGAAACTGAATGTCGTTGACTTGAAGGCCGTAGCGGATGCCGCGCACGAGGGTGGTGTCCCGTTTATCGTCGATAGCACGACGGCTACGCCGTACCTTGTGCATCCCTTCGATTTCGGCGCGGATATCGTGGTGCATTCGTCTTCGAAGTACATTAACGGCAGCGGTTCTGCGATTAGCGGCCTCATTGTCGATAGCGGGAACTTCCCCTGGGATTACGCCCGCTACAAGGGCCTCGAGGAATACAGGCGTTTTGGCAAGTTCGCCTACATTGCGAAATTGCGCAACGGAATCTGGCGCAACGTGGGTTGCTGCGTTGCTCCCCAGACATCTTTCCTAAATTCGCTCGGGCTCGAGACTCTCGGCCTGCGCATGGATCGCCTTTGCAGCAATGCACTGCAACTCTCGGAATTTTTGCAGGGCTTTGATGACATTTCTGTCAACTATCCGGCCCTGAAAAGCAGCCCCTATTACGACCTTGTGCAGAAGCAGCTTGGCGGCAGGGGAGGCGCGATCCTCACGATTGACGCGGGCACGAAGGAAAGGGCGTTCAAGTTGATTAACGGGCTCAAGTACGCCACCATCGCCACCAATATCGGGGATATCCGCACGCTGGTAATACACCCGGAAAGTACCATCTTTACGCATAGTTCCAGGGAACAGAAGGAACATGCGGGAATTTTCGAAGGGACTATCCGCGTGAGCATCGGTATCGAGAATATCGAGGATCTGAAGGAAGATTTCGAACAAGCGATTAAGAAGATTTAAACGGAGATGCCCGCCTTCTCGGGCATGAAAAAAACGGAGACACAAAAATATGGCAACGGATTATGCAACTCTTAAAAAGGGCGGTTGGATGCGCCAGAAGCAGAAGAACAACTTCTCGCTGCGGGTGCGCGTCGTGGGCGGAAACCTGACCGCCACCCAGCTCGCTAAAATCGCGGAAGTCGCCGACAAGTACGGTGAAGGCTACGCCCATTTGACCTCCAGGCAGAGCGTCGAAATCCCGTTCATCAAACTCGAAAACGTGGAAGACGTGAAGGCTGCTTTGGCCGAAGGTGGTGTGGAACCGGGCGTTTGCGGCCCCCGCGTGCGTACCATCACGGCGTGCCAGGGCGAAGCTGTTTGCCCCAGCGGGTGTATCGACACCTACGCGCTCGCAAAGGAACTCGACGACCGCTATTTTGCCCGCGAACTCCCGCACAAGTTCAAGTTCGGCGTGACCGGTTGCCAGAACAACTGCCTCAAGGCCGAAGAAAACGACGTGGGCATCAAGGGTGCCATCAAGGTCAAGTGGCTCGAGGACAAGTGCATCGGCTGCGGGCTCTGCGCAAAGACTTGCCGCAAGGGCGCCATCAAGGTCGAAAACAAGAAGGTCATCTTCGACGAATCGCAGTGCAACTTCTGCGGTCGATGCTACAAGTCCTGCCCCACGGATGCCTGGGAAGATACCCACGGCTACATTGTGTCCTTCGGCGGTCTTTTCGGCAACAACATCAACAAGGGCGAAACGATTATCCCCTTCATCGAAGACAAGCAAAAGTTGCTCGATATCTGCGATGCGGCCATCACGTTCTTCGCCGAGAACGCGAAGCCTGGTGAACGCTTCAAGTACACCATTGACCGCATCGGTCGCGACGTCTTTGCGAAGAAAATTCTGGAAGCGAGTGTCTAGCGTTAAGAAATGAGCTGGCGGCAACGTATTGCAGAAGAGGCCCGGCAAAGTTATCCGCACGAATGTTGCGGGATTTTGCTCGGGAAAAACGCCCCGGATGGCAAGTTCGAGGTGACGGAAATACGTGCTTTGCCTAACCGGATTCAGGGAGAGGGGAGAGGGACGCATTTCGAGGCGGACCCTCTCTTTCTTTACCAGGTGGAGCGGGAAATCGAAGGAAGCGGGCTTGAAATCGTCGGTTTTTACCACTCGCACCCCGATTATGAGGCGGTCCCGTCCAGGGAAGATGCCAAAAATATGGTCCCTGGGCTTGTTTACGTGATAGTTTCCGTGACAAGGGAGGGGGTTACCGACATCAGAAGTTATAGGCGTTATAAAAAAATCTGATAATTCTGCATAAAAATTAAGTATTGGACATAGGCAAAATCCGGTTCTATATTTCGCGTTGAAAATAATCTGATTGATTATTTTGTTTAAAATTCCACTTTTCTTGTACGGAGGAAAAAGTGAAAATATACATCTCGGCTACCCTTAGAAATTTTTTTGGTAGAAATGCGCGGATAGAGATTCCCGCGAGTACGGTCAGGAAGGCTCTCGCCATCCTTTTGGACATGTATCCGGATGCCAAGAACGTCCTTTACGATGATGGTGGCAAGCTCCGGAACTTTATTCAGATTTATGTCAACGGCAAGAACCTGACGGTGGAAACCCTCTGGGAAACGCCGCTTCCCGAAGAAACGGAAATCCTGTTGTTGCCTGCGATTGCGGGCGGATCGCCTGTTGAAGAAGCGGAGAGCGCTGCGGTCGAAAGTCTCATTTCGGACGAGAGGCGCAAGGAAGTTTCCTTCGATGACAACGAGGTGGAACGCTTCGGCAAGCACCTAATGCTTAAGGAAATCGGCGTGAAGGGCCAGAAACGCATCAAGGCGGCCAAGGTCGTTGTCGCGGGTGCGGGCGCACTCGGGTCGCCTGTAATCCAGTACCTAGCCGCGGCGGGTGTCGGGACCATCAAGGTCATCGATTTCAACGAGGTCTCGCTCGAAAACCTGCAGAGCCAGGTACTTCACGGTTCCCGCGATATCAAGCGCCCGAAAGTCGCCTCCGCCAAGGACAAGGTAAAAAACATCAACAGGAATATCGAATTTATCGCCGAAAAGGTGCAGCTAGATTCTTCGAATATTCTGGAACAGATTGACGGTTACGATTTGGTGGTCGACTGCTCTGACAACTACAAGGCGCGCTACCTCATTAACGATGCGTGTGCGCTGCACGGCATTCCCGTCGTGTTCGGCGCGATTTACCAGTTCGAAGGCCAGGTGGGCATTTTCAATCTGGATGGCGGCCCGTGCTACCGTTGCCAATTCCCGTCGCCTCCGCCGGCAGGGCTCATTCCTTCCTGTTCCGAAGGTGGCGCGATTAGCCCGCTTCCGGGTATTGTGGGGAGCATCCAGGCCAACGAAGCGCTCAAGCTGATTCTCGGTATCGGCGAGCACCTGAACGGAAAACTTTTGCATGTCGATAGCCTGTACCTGACTTCGCGAATCTTGAAGGTGGAGCGCAACAGGAACTGCCCTATTTGCGGGAGCAACCCGACGATTACCGATGTCGAGGAAATCGATTACGATGAACTTTGTGGGCTCAAGACCGAAAACGAAATTCCGGTGGAGGGCTTTACTCCCGAAGAACTCGCGAAGAAGATTGACAATGGCGACCCGATGACTATCGTGGATGTGCGTGAGCCGCATGAACGCGCGATTTTGCGCTTCCCGAACGCCATCGTGATTCCCATCGGGCAGCTGGCCCGCAGGCAAAAAGAACTGGACCCGAACAAGGATACGGTTTTCATCTGCAAGCAGGGCAAACGCAGCATTCTCGCCATCAACACCTTGCGCGAAGCGGGCTACACGGGGCCGCTTTACAACCTGAAGGGCGGCGTCGATGCCATGAAGGATATCATGTTCTCGCACGAAGGCGCATGGCTGTAAAATTTTTTCTCGCAAAATCCTATAGAACTAATAGGAATTCAAAAATCTGCACAGGATCCTATCGGCCTTCGGCCTCCAGGATGACAGGGTGCAACACTTAACTCAAACCCAAGAGGTAAACCACTATGGCAAATGAAGCTACAGAAAAGAAAACCGGCATCAATGCGCTTGGCGCAAAGGCTGCCTACAACCTGGCGAACGTCACCAAGACCAAGCCGCAATTTGGTGCGCTGACTCCCAAGTGGCTCACCAAGTTCCTTGAATTCAAGGGTCTCGAAACGGGCCTGTTCCGTGTGAACAAGGTCGTGGAAGGCGAAACCCCGCTCGATGTTCTTTGCAGCCAGACCAAGAAAACCGACATTATTCCGGAAGGCTATGTCGAATACGAAACCGAACCGCGCGAATACAAGCTCAATTCCATCTCTACGATTATCAACGTGAACACGGCCATCGAAGATGTTTACAGCTCTCCGTACGACCAAGTTCAGGAACAGCTCGGCCTTGCCATCGAATCGCTTCGCGAACGTCAGGAAAGTCAGCTCATCAACAACGACGATTACGGTCTGCTGAAGAACGTGGCTGATTCCCAGCGTATCCAGCCGCTCCGCGCCGACGGCCGCCCCACACCGGACGATCTCGACGAACTCATTTCGAAGGTCTGGAAGGAACCGTCCTTCTTCCTCGCTCACCCGCGTGCCATTGCCGCATTCGAACGCGAATGCACCCGCCGTGGCGTGCCGCCTGTTGTTGTCGATATCGCCGGTGGCAAGTTCCTCACCTGGCGCGGAATTCCTCTGGTCCCGACCGATAAGCTCCTCGTGGACGGCGTGAAGAACCCGAAGTCCCAGGGCGGCAAGACCAATATCTTGCTCGTGCGTACTGGCGAAGCCAAGCGTGGCGTGATTGGCCTCTTCCAGGCCGGTCTCAAGAACGAACACTCTCGTGGCCTTTCCGTGCGCTTCCGCGGCATCGACAACAAGGGCGTTGCTTCTTACCTGCTTTCCCTGTACTGCTCTGCGGCTATCCTTGCCGACGACGCCATTGCAGTCCTTGAAGACGTAGAGGTTGGCGAATACTATGATTACGAATAATCCAGATACCAGATCGCTGGAAGAGCTCGCCGGAGTTCCCAATGCGGCTGAACTGGAGCAGTTGGCGAATGAGTACTTTCCCGACTTGACGGACAGTGCTTATGCTGCAACTCCCGCAGCACCCGAAGTGCAGAACGCTTCTGCGGCTCAGGGAGTGAGTGCTGCCCAAGGGGCAGCTGCCATCAGCCAGACTCCCGCATTCGACTGGGAACATCCGTTTGCGACCTATGGCGACCAGCCGACTTCTTCGGCTCCGTTTGCCTATGGCGGCAATTCCACCGATACCTGGCTCAATACGGTTGAAGCCCCTGCGGTTCCCGAAGCGGAATTTTTGTCGCAGTTCGGCGATGTCCCGGCAGCGCCCGCGCCTGCAACGGGGTATTCTCCGAAGGTCCTTTCCAAGACTCAGGCGGCAGAAAACGCTCGCCCGATAGACGCTCCGACTTCTCTCGGAGGCGATTCCGTGAACAAGGCCGGCAACGCTAACAGCGGCTCCAATTCCCGCAACGAATCCATCCGCATCGGTTCCAAGAACCTTGCGCAAATCCGTAGCGACTTCCCGATTCTTTCGAAGCAGATAAACGGGCATCCTCTCGTTTGGCTCGATAACGGTGCAACGACGCAGCGCCCGCAAGTGGTGATTGACCGCCTCAAGTACTACTACGAAAACGAGAACTCCAACGTGCACCGTGGCGCCCATACGCTTGCGGCTGCATCGACGGATGCCTACGAAAACGCCCGTAACATCGTGCGTGACTTTATCGGGGCCCCGTCTTCGCAGGAAATCGTATTCGTACGCGGTACCACCGAGGCCATCAACCTGGTGGCCAACGCTTACGTGAAGCCGACGCTCCAGCCGGGTGACGAAATCATTGTCTCCATCCTGGAACACCACGCGAACATCGTGCCGTGGCAGCTCATTGCCGAAGAAACGGGCGCCATCATCAAGGTGATTCCGTGTGATTCTACCGGCCAGCTCAAATTGCACGATTACGAGGCTCTGTTCACGAAGCGCACCAAGTTTGTTTCTGTGACTCACGTTTCGAACGTACTCGGTACGGTCACCCCGATCGAGGAACTCATCGCGATTGCCCACAGGCACGGCGTGAGAATCCTCATTGACGGCGCGCAGTCCATCGCTCACATTCCGGTGAATGTTTCCGCCCTCGACGCAGACTTCTTCGTGTTCTCCGGACACAAGGTGTTTGCTCCGACCGGTATCGGCGTCGTTTACGGCAAGAAGGAATTGCTCGAAGCGGCCCGCCCGTACCATGGCGGTGGCAACATGATTGCTGACGTGACCTTCGAGCGCACCATCTACAACGGAATCCCGAACAAGTTCGAAGCGGGAACCGGAAGCATCGCCGACGCTGTTGGCCTCGGTGCGGCCCTCCAGTACCTCTCCGAAATCGGGATGCCCTGCGTGTTCCGCTGGGAACATGAACTGCTGCAGTATGGCCTCAAGGAACTTAAGACCGTCAAGGGTCTGCACCTTGTAGGTACGGCGCTCAACAAGGCTTCTGCTCTCGCCTTCAAGCTCGACGGATATTCCGACGAAGAAGTGGGCAAGAGGCTCGACGCCTACGGTGTTGCCGTGCGTACAGGTCACCACTGCGCACAGCCGATACTCAGGCATTTCGGTTACGAAAGTACCGTTCGCCCGACGCTTGCGCTGTACAACTCTCCGGACGACATCGACGCTCTTGTGAGGGCGCTGAAGACGTTCGCATAGGTTAGACTAAGACGGCCCTTCGGCAGGCTCAGGGACCTAAACAAGTTCACTGAGCTTGTCGAAGTGAACGCCGTAATTCTCTTTCAACAAATTTGACTCATGCACGAACTTATCCAGGAATCAGAAGTCGAAAAAGCTGTCCAGACGATTTTTGCCGATTACAATCGCGGCAAGCATATCGACAACATTGACATCTATAATCGACCCGACCAGGCCGAGATTCAGACGATTTTGCAGAACCTGATCCGTGTGGTTTATCCCGGACATTTCAGGGACCGCTCGCACAAGATTTACAACCCGAAGAATAGCTTCGCGGTCATTATCGAAGATACTTTTTACCACCTCCACAAGCAGGTGGCCATCGCGCTTGATTATTGCAAGCTCCGTGGTACCATGACTTCGGACGAGCGCAAGATTGAAAGCTACCGTATCTGCAAGGAATTTTTCGCGAAGATTCCTTGGATTCGCGAATGTCTTGAAACCGATTTGCATGCCGCTTTTGATGGCGACCCTGCAGCCGGCTGCCTCGACGAAATTATCCTTGCGTATCCGGGCCTTATGGCGACAACCATCTTTCGCATTGCCCATGAACTTTACCTTTTGCATGTTCCGGTTCTCCCGCGGCTCATGACTGAGTATGCGCATTCCAAGACGGGAATTGACATCCATCCGGGTGCATCCATCGGCAAGTACTTCTTTATCGATCACGGTACGGGCATTGTGATTGGCGAAACTGCGGTTATTGGCAATAACGTGAAGATTTACCAGGGCGTGACTCTCGGTGCGCTCTCGACGCGCGGGGGTCAGCGCCTCTCCGGCAAAAAACGTCATCCGACCATTCAAGACAACGTAACTATTTACGCGAACGCATCCATTCTAGGCGGCGATACGGTTGTAGGCGAAAATGCCATTATCGGTGGCAGTGCCTTCATCACGAGTTCTGTCGCGCCCAATACCCGCGTGAGCATGAAGAGCCTTGAAATGGACTACGTTTCTACCGATAAGCAACACAAGACGGAAGAAATTACCCAGAGCGAGGAGTGGTACTACATTATTTAGACGAAAGATCGCTCGCAAACTCGCTACAGACGAAAGATTAATGTGCTCTGAATTAATTTAACGTCATCAAAAAATCACAGGATGGCAACTTGCTATAGAAAAAACCGATAATTCAGCATAAAAACAATGTATTGGACGCGTGCGAAAACGCGTTCTATATTTGGGCCAGATTAAAACAACAATGTACGGAGAAACAACAATGGCAGAAATAAAAATCGACGATACCATCGACATTACCGATGTCGTGTGCCCGACTACTTTCGTGAAGGCGAAGGTCGCCCTCGAGGAACTGGAAGAAGGCCAAATCCTTTCTATCCGCCTGAACGACGGCGAACCGGTGCAGAACGTGCCGCGCAGCATCAAGGAAGAGGGTCACGAAATCTTGAAACTTGACGACAACCAGGACGGAACCTACACGCTCATCGTGAAGAAGGTCGGCGACTAACCAAGGAGTATAAAATGATTATTACTGTTGCAGGAAACAAGAAAGAATACAAGGACGGCCTCACCGTCGCAGAACTGATTGAAGCCGAGAAAATTGACAACCCGCTTTACGTGACGGTTTCGGTGAACGAGGAATTTGTTGAGGGCGGAACGTTTGACAAGGCCGTGCTCAAGGACGGCGACAGCGTCGAGTTCCTCTACTTCATGGGAGGTGGCTGTTAATGGCTTTTACTAACGAACAGCTGGAGCGCTATTCGCGCCACATCATCTTGAAAGAGGTGGGCGCGAAGGGCCAGAAGAAGCTCCTGAACGCAAAAGTTCTCGTGATTGGCGCGGGTGGCCTCGGCGCTCCCGTGGCGATGTACCTTGCTGCAGCAGGCGTGGGCACGATAGGCATTGCCGATGCCGACGTGGTTGACCTTTCCAATTTGCAACGCCAGATTATCCATGCGACGGCCGATGTGGGCAAGCCCAAGGTGCAGTCCGCGAAAGAGACGATGGAAGCGATGAACCCCGACGTGAAAGTGGTTACGTACCACACCTTCGTCACCAGCGACAACATCCTCGACCTCATCAAGGACTACGATTTCATCATCGACGGCACCGACAATTTCCCGGCGAAGTTCCTCATCAACGACGCTTGCGTGATGGCGAAGAAACCTTTCTCCCATGCGGGCATCATCCGCTTCCAGGGCCAGCTCATGACGTATGTTCCGGGCCAGGGCCCCTGCTACCGCTGCGTGTTCAAGGAGCCGCCTCCGAAAGATGCCGTGCCGACATGCAAGCAGGCGGGCGTGATTGGCGCTATGGGCGGCGTTATCGGTAGCTTGCAGGCGATGGAAACCGTCAAGTACATTCTCGGCGTGGGCAATTTGCTCACGGGCTACTTGCTCACTTACAATGCGCTCACGATGGAATTCCGCAAGGTGAAACTCCCGACGCATACCGAAGACTGCGCCGTGTGCGGCACGCACCCGACCATCACCCAGCTCATCGACTACGAACAGGCGGTTTGCGATTTGAAGCATTAAACCTTTGTTGTCATGCCCGCGTAGGCGGGCATCTCCCCTAAAAAAGATCCCCACCTTGGTGGCCATGCGCACTAAACAACAAGTTGTTAAGTGCTGTCCGCCCGGTCAAGCCGGGGATGACATTGGAGAAAAAATGATTTCCATTTCAAAAGACAACTACGAAAAAATCCTCGCGCATGCCGAAAAGAACCTGCCCGAAGAGGCCTGCGGGCTGATTGCGGGGCGCATCGAAGGTAGCGACAAGCATATCGAGAAGGTCTACCTGCTCACGAATATCGACCATTCGAACGAGCATTTTTCGCTGGACCCCAAGGAACAGCTTGCCGCCATCAAGGACATGCGTGCAAACGGCCTCTCGCCGCTGGGCAACTGGCATTCTCATCCGGAATCCCCTTCGCGCCCGTCGGAAGAAGACAAGCGCCTTGCCTACGATAGCAGGGCGAGCTACTTGATTCTTTCGCTCATGGACCGCGAACATCCGGTGCTCAATTCCTTCCACATTGAGGGCGATACCGCCACGAACGAAGGGCTTGTAATCGCCTAAAGATCTCCGTACAACGGTGCCTCCGGGGCTTATGTGAAATTCCTGCCCTGGAGGCACTTTTGCGTTTTTAGTGCAAAAATGGTATTTTTGCGTTGTTTTGCCTAACAACGGCTTTTTCTGCGCGATAAGTGAAATCGAACCGCCCTTATCTATATTATAGCCGGGTTTGTTATGGATAGGTTAAATCAACTCTTGGGAGAACGAAATGAAAAACCTGTCCGTATTATCGGTCGCCTTGCTGTGCGCTTCCATGGCCACCGCGGCGGAAAATTCAATCTACACCGGCACATTCTTCGACGATAGCGGAGCCTACTTTGGCCCCGACTGCGAAAAGGATGGCACGCAATCTACGGGCGCCTACTACACGGGCGATTACACGAGCCCGTTCAAGACGTTCCTCGGCAAGACTGACGAAGACATACAGAATAAGCTTGACGAACTCTGGAATCACTATTTTGGCGGGCAGAATGACAAGACCGTGTATTACGAAGACAACGACGGCGGCTACATTGTCGATATAAACAACAACGACATCCGCTCCGAGGGCATGAGCTACGGCATGATGATTGCCGTGCAGACCAACCACAAGGAACAGTTCGGCAAACTCTGGAACTGGGCCAAGAAACACATGTGGAGCAATCCTGCCACGGGCGGAAGCGGCTATTTCGCGTGGCAGGCAAACCGCGACGGTTCCGTGCGCGATTGGGGCAACGCTCCCGACGGCGAAATCTACTTCATGATGGCGCTTTTGTTTGCGGCCAACCGCTGGGACGACGCTCAATACATGAAGGACGCACAGAGCATCTTGAAGGCCTGCTGGAAAGGCAACGGCCAATCCCTGTACAGCGAACAGTCCTTCATTGCTACGTTCCAGCCGAGCGACGGCAACAACACCTGGGGCGACGCCTCTTACAGTTTGCCCGCATTCGTGGACCTGTTCAGCCGCTGGTCCGACACCAACACCGACAAGTGGAAAAAGGCGACGAAGGCCACCCGCGACCACATCTACAATTCCGCAAACCCGCAGTCGGGCCTGTGCAGCGACTACAGCAACTTCGACGGGACTCCGCACTACGCCTTTAGCGACAATTCTACGAAATACGCGTTTGATGCCATCCGTTGCCCCATGAACTACGGCATGGACAGCTACCTGTTCGGCGTGGATATGGAACGCCAGACGAAAATCGCGAAGGTGATTACCGACTTCTTCGAAAAGGACGGGTACAGGCACGGGCATTTCAACTGGGACGGCACCAACGGATACGGCGATTTCACCATCGGCCAGGCGGGTGCGAATGCGGTTGCTACCTATGCCCTGCTTGAAGAAGAGGGCTACAAGGATTTGGTGAAGAAGGTGCTGCAGAAGGCCTGGGATTCCAAGCCCATCGTCGGTAGCCAGCGTTACTACGACGGCCTGGTGCATTACCTCGCCATGCTCCATCTCACCGGCAACTTCAAGATTTGGAAGAAGAAGCCCGAGATCGAGAAAAAGACGGCAGAGGGTGAATACAACGGCGTGAGTTATGAAAACGACACCACGTTTCACGCTTTTGAATCGTGCAAGCTCTACGAGGTGGCGGTGACTGCGAAGAAGGTTGCTCCGGGTCCGGACGCAATTTCAAATGCACTTAACTTTAATACTGACATAAAGATACGTGCACATGCAAATTCCATCTTTATCGAGAATGCGCCTGCCGGTTCCAGGTTCACGGTTTCCGACCTCAACGGTCGCGTGCTTGTGAAATCAAGAACGCAGTCCGCGATGCACGAAGTGCGTATCGAAAACAGGGGAGCGCTGCTCGTGATTGTCGGTAACAGGGCGTACAAAGTCGTGAAATAAATTTTCTTGACCGCGTGTTTTTGCTTCGGGGCAGGCATCGTGTTTGCCCCGAAAAATTTTTTATTTTTGGGATGTTGAATTTTAATTTTGAATCGGTAGAAAAAGATGTTTAAAGTAGGTTTTGATAACGAAGCGTACCTCAAGACGCAGTCCGAAAAAATTGCCGAACGCATCGCGAAGTTCGGCGGAAAACTTTACCTGGAATTTGGCGGAAAACTGTTTGATGACCATCACGCATCCCGCGTGTTGCCTGGCTTCGCGCCCGACAGTAAAATCCGCATGCTCGAAAAAATCAAGGACAAGGCCGAAGTCATTATCGCCATTAATGCGGGTGACATCGAAAAGAACAAGGTCCGCGGCGACCTCGGTATTACCTACGACCAGGACGTGCTCCGCCTGATT from Fibrobacter sp. UWR3 includes the following:
- a CDS encoding O-acetylhomoserine aminocarboxypropyltransferase/cysteine synthase family protein; this encodes MEFNTALLHQNFGSDRCSGSTLAPIYQVSAFSQDSAEKLEAVFNNKAPGFAYTRIANPTNDSFERRIASLEKGIGAVACSSGMAAVTISLLNILHAGDEVIASAGLFGGTIDLFHDLEAFGITTRFVTEVTAESVREQLNERTKAVFTELIGNPKLNVVDLKAVADAAHEGGVPFIVDSTTATPYLVHPFDFGADIVVHSSSKYINGSGSAISGLIVDSGNFPWDYARYKGLEEYRRFGKFAYIAKLRNGIWRNVGCCVAPQTSFLNSLGLETLGLRMDRLCSNALQLSEFLQGFDDISVNYPALKSSPYYDLVQKQLGGRGGAILTIDAGTKERAFKLINGLKYATIATNIGDIRTLVIHPESTIFTHSSREQKEHAGIFEGTIRVSIGIENIEDLKEDFEQAIKKI
- a CDS encoding 4Fe-4S binding protein, whose amino-acid sequence is MATDYATLKKGGWMRQKQKNNFSLRVRVVGGNLTATQLAKIAEVADKYGEGYAHLTSRQSVEIPFIKLENVEDVKAALAEGGVEPGVCGPRVRTITACQGEAVCPSGCIDTYALAKELDDRYFARELPHKFKFGVTGCQNNCLKAEENDVGIKGAIKVKWLEDKCIGCGLCAKTCRKGAIKVENKKVIFDESQCNFCGRCYKSCPTDAWEDTHGYIVSFGGLFGNNINKGETIIPFIEDKQKLLDICDAAITFFAENAKPGERFKYTIDRIGRDVFAKKILEASV
- a CDS encoding Mov34/MPN/PAD-1 family protein; this encodes MSWRQRIAEEARQSYPHECCGILLGKNAPDGKFEVTEIRALPNRIQGEGRGTHFEADPLFLYQVEREIEGSGLEIVGFYHSHPDYEAVPSREDAKNMVPGLVYVIVSVTREGVTDIRSYRRYKKI
- the moeB gene encoding molybdopterin-synthase adenylyltransferase MoeB, which produces MKIYISATLRNFFGRNARIEIPASTVRKALAILLDMYPDAKNVLYDDGGKLRNFIQIYVNGKNLTVETLWETPLPEETEILLLPAIAGGSPVEEAESAAVESLISDERRKEVSFDDNEVERFGKHLMLKEIGVKGQKRIKAAKVVVAGAGALGSPVIQYLAAAGVGTIKVIDFNEVSLENLQSQVLHGSRDIKRPKVASAKDKVKNINRNIEFIAEKVQLDSSNILEQIDGYDLVVDCSDNYKARYLINDACALHGIPVVFGAIYQFEGQVGIFNLDGGPCYRCQFPSPPPAGLIPSCSEGGAISPLPGIVGSIQANEALKLILGIGEHLNGKLLHVDSLYLTSRILKVERNRNCPICGSNPTITDVEEIDYDELCGLKTENEIPVEGFTPEELAKKIDNGDPMTIVDVREPHERAILRFPNAIVIPIGQLARRQKELDPNKDTVFICKQGKRSILAINTLREAGYTGPLYNLKGGVDAMKDIMFSHEGAWL
- a CDS encoding family 2A encapsulin nanocompartment shell protein — its product is MANEATEKKTGINALGAKAAYNLANVTKTKPQFGALTPKWLTKFLEFKGLETGLFRVNKVVEGETPLDVLCSQTKKTDIIPEGYVEYETEPREYKLNSISTIINVNTAIEDVYSSPYDQVQEQLGLAIESLRERQESQLINNDDYGLLKNVADSQRIQPLRADGRPTPDDLDELISKVWKEPSFFLAHPRAIAAFERECTRRGVPPVVVDIAGGKFLTWRGIPLVPTDKLLVDGVKNPKSQGGKTNILLVRTGEAKRGVIGLFQAGLKNEHSRGLSVRFRGIDNKGVASYLLSLYCSAAILADDAIAVLEDVEVGEYYDYE
- a CDS encoding cysteine desulfurase, translating into MITNNPDTRSLEELAGVPNAAELEQLANEYFPDLTDSAYAATPAAPEVQNASAAQGVSAAQGAAAISQTPAFDWEHPFATYGDQPTSSAPFAYGGNSTDTWLNTVEAPAVPEAEFLSQFGDVPAAPAPATGYSPKVLSKTQAAENARPIDAPTSLGGDSVNKAGNANSGSNSRNESIRIGSKNLAQIRSDFPILSKQINGHPLVWLDNGATTQRPQVVIDRLKYYYENENSNVHRGAHTLAAASTDAYENARNIVRDFIGAPSSQEIVFVRGTTEAINLVANAYVKPTLQPGDEIIVSILEHHANIVPWQLIAEETGAIIKVIPCDSTGQLKLHDYEALFTKRTKFVSVTHVSNVLGTVTPIEELIAIAHRHGVRILIDGAQSIAHIPVNVSALDADFFVFSGHKVFAPTGIGVVYGKKELLEAARPYHGGGNMIADVTFERTIYNGIPNKFEAGTGSIADAVGLGAALQYLSEIGMPCVFRWEHELLQYGLKELKTVKGLHLVGTALNKASALAFKLDGYSDEEVGKRLDAYGVAVRTGHHCAQPILRHFGYESTVRPTLALYNSPDDIDALVRALKTFA
- a CDS encoding serine O-acetyltransferase, with the protein product MHELIQESEVEKAVQTIFADYNRGKHIDNIDIYNRPDQAEIQTILQNLIRVVYPGHFRDRSHKIYNPKNSFAVIIEDTFYHLHKQVAIALDYCKLRGTMTSDERKIESYRICKEFFAKIPWIRECLETDLHAAFDGDPAAGCLDEIILAYPGLMATTIFRIAHELYLLHVPVLPRLMTEYAHSKTGIDIHPGASIGKYFFIDHGTGIVIGETAVIGNNVKIYQGVTLGALSTRGGQRLSGKKRHPTIQDNVTIYANASILGGDTVVGENAIIGGSAFITSSVAPNTRVSMKSLEMDYVSTDKQHKTEEITQSEEWYYII
- a CDS encoding sulfurtransferase TusA family protein, which produces MAEIKIDDTIDITDVVCPTTFVKAKVALEELEEGQILSIRLNDGEPVQNVPRSIKEEGHEILKLDDNQDGTYTLIVKKVGD
- the thiS gene encoding sulfur carrier protein ThiS, with the translated sequence MIITVAGNKKEYKDGLTVAELIEAEKIDNPLYVTVSVNEEFVEGGTFDKAVLKDGDSVEFLYFMGGGC
- a CDS encoding molybdopterin-synthase adenylyltransferase MoeB, translating into MAFTNEQLERYSRHIILKEVGAKGQKKLLNAKVLVIGAGGLGAPVAMYLAAAGVGTIGIADADVVDLSNLQRQIIHATADVGKPKVQSAKETMEAMNPDVKVVTYHTFVTSDNILDLIKDYDFIIDGTDNFPAKFLINDACVMAKKPFSHAGIIRFQGQLMTYVPGQGPCYRCVFKEPPPKDAVPTCKQAGVIGAMGGVIGSLQAMETVKYILGVGNLLTGYLLTYNALTMEFRKVKLPTHTEDCAVCGTHPTITQLIDYEQAVCDLKH